The Desulfovibrio desulfuricans DSM 642 genome includes a window with the following:
- a CDS encoding diguanylate cyclase, whose translation MALFASPSPLAATYFLLMTTSTFWTIGLIMLVSQKLSDQLRSSKQFLESTLNGLSANIALINAESEIVLVNRAWRDFAVANGMSQDFVSEGVNYLRVCEGVCVDNTMEANSFAQGIRDVLDGKLETFSMEYGCHSPEQKRWFLGRVNPFCGDGPRMVVVAHEDITERKLAEIALAESNHKLELMTNEDGLTKISNRRHFDAMLAYERNRHIRSGATLSLIMLDIDFFKNYNDTYGHVKGDECLQAVARAVAQCLNRPTDMAARYGGEEFVCLLPDTDILGAVSLAERIRKAVMQCGIPHAASQVASVVTVSVGVVSCICKEYTTPELIVQSADEQLYLAKHEGRNCVKFRSDDDGMYAQMHNGNSLGLEVLWNSEYASGNAELDGQHMELVSIVNSLLERVLAEGDALDLNSRFNDVYHTVEKHFNDEEAVLRSSGYPEVDEHAARHRELLQKCAGLLKQNAETPAPPVQMLQCIIHDLVLNHMVKEDGKYFAFLNGIETTTK comes from the coding sequence ATGGCCCTGTTTGCAAGCCCTTCTCCACTGGCGGCAACGTATTTTCTCCTTATGACCACCAGCACCTTCTGGACCATCGGGCTCATTATGCTGGTGAGCCAGAAGTTGTCCGACCAGCTGCGTTCTTCCAAGCAGTTTCTGGAGTCCACGCTCAACGGTCTTTCCGCCAATATCGCCCTCATCAACGCCGAAAGTGAGATTGTGCTGGTCAATCGGGCATGGCGCGACTTTGCTGTTGCGAATGGCATGTCGCAGGATTTTGTTTCCGAAGGGGTAAATTACCTGCGTGTCTGCGAAGGCGTGTGTGTTGATAATACGATGGAAGCCAATTCATTCGCTCAGGGCATACGGGATGTTCTTGACGGCAAGCTTGAGACGTTCTCCATGGAATATGGCTGCCATTCGCCAGAACAAAAGCGCTGGTTTCTGGGCAGGGTCAACCCTTTCTGCGGAGATGGCCCACGCATGGTTGTGGTGGCGCACGAAGACATTACGGAGCGAAAGCTTGCAGAGATCGCCCTCGCGGAATCCAATCACAAACTCGAGCTGATGACCAACGAGGACGGCCTGACAAAAATTTCCAACAGGCGGCATTTTGACGCCATGCTCGCCTATGAGCGCAATCGCCACATCCGCTCCGGGGCAACGCTTTCGCTCATCATGTTGGACATAGACTTTTTCAAAAATTACAATGACACGTATGGCCATGTGAAGGGTGATGAATGCCTTCAGGCTGTAGCTCGGGCTGTGGCGCAATGCCTTAACCGCCCCACAGATATGGCAGCGCGATATGGAGGAGAGGAATTTGTCTGCCTGCTGCCCGATACCGATATCCTTGGCGCAGTGAGCCTGGCCGAGCGCATACGCAAGGCTGTCATGCAGTGCGGGATTCCCCATGCGGCATCACAGGTAGCCAGCGTGGTGACGGTCAGTGTTGGGGTAGTGTCGTGCATCTGCAAGGAATACACTACACCAGAGCTGATTGTGCAGAGCGCGGATGAACAGCTCTATCTGGCAAAGCATGAAGGCCGTAACTGCGTTAAATTCCGGTCTGATGATGACGGGATGTATGCCCAGATGCACAACGGGAACAGCTTGGGACTGGAGGTGCTATGGAACAGCGAGTATGCTTCCGGCAATGCTGAGCTGGACGGGCAGCACATGGAGCTGGTTTCGATTGTGAACAGCCTGCTTGAACGTGTGCTCGCAGAGGGAGATGCTCTTGATCTCAATTCCCGTTTTAACGATGTGTATCATACTGTAGAAAAGCATTTTAATGACGAGGAAGCCGTGCTGCGCAGCAGTGGATACCCGGAGGTTGACGAACATGCGGCCCGGCACAGAGAATTGCTGCAAAAGTGCGCGGGTCTGCTCAAACAGAATGCGGAAACTCCAGCGCCCCCAGTGCAAATGCTGCAATGCATAATACACGACCTCGTGCTGAACCACATGGTCAAGGAAGACGGCAAATACTTCGCTTTTTTAAACGGGATTGAGACTACAACCAAGTAA
- a CDS encoding VOC family protein: protein MFRYVHTNIIAKDAVRLIAFYKQALHCKSMGQTRDLQGPWLDRLTGLPKAHITGEHLLLPGYDGSHPTLEVFSYDSLRDALPPEVNRPGFAHIAFEVDEVETTLAEIVAAGGGQVGEVVTAAYPNGMEAVFVYARDPEGNIIELQSWRKMQTN from the coding sequence ATGTTCCGCTATGTGCACACAAATATCATTGCAAAAGATGCCGTCAGACTCATTGCCTTTTACAAGCAGGCGCTGCATTGCAAGAGCATGGGGCAAACGCGTGATCTGCAAGGGCCGTGGCTTGACCGGCTCACCGGTTTGCCCAAGGCCCACATTACTGGCGAGCATCTGCTGCTGCCCGGCTATGACGGCAGCCATCCAACGCTTGAAGTCTTTTCTTACGACAGCCTGCGCGACGCGCTGCCGCCGGAGGTCAACCGCCCCGGCTTTGCGCACATTGCTTTTGAAGTGGATGAGGTGGAAACAACCCTGGCAGAGATCGTTGCCGCTGGCGGCGGGCAGGTTGGCGAGGTAGTCACTGCAGCTTACCCAAACGGCATGGAAGCTGTTTTTGTGTACGCGCGCGACCCAGAGGGCAACATCATTGAACTGCAAAGCTGGCGCAAGATGCAGACAAATTAA
- a CDS encoding DUF6056 family protein, whose amino-acid sequence MQHTELNSAAQAAQKSTHLRRNRLIFTGLLIITIMSWFCAMTPWVSDDHAFSSIYPGCTGLWDMQVLEYHEWSGKFIGHFMSRVLLRGPAWLHPLLTPAMFLLLVVSGSLLALGAQWRERLSAWHLAVMAGLVWIALPAFGTVFFWRTGTGDYGYSLVWGVLFLVPYRIWADKADFRMPGGLLYALVGVLAGWSNENVGMLVLLAALGVTLFRWRTSRSVPAWALSGIAGAAFGWGMMMAAPGNAVRLAAVGGAEKIPLLSLPAFLRFLEFWGTQQLEMLPYFLAAMALAWLLRRRGLLKPAAWIPPVIFFLMAQASLAAFIASPSTPYRAMSATFFFTALCPFSLLAVLNPSSIKAKALFIIFCTLLLSSVLIEARVFLMAQPVIATHHQSTLRSIDYPETDKYFFPGYDIREVNLFSTDWRGLVPWNESHTLRVFEAPDALALVACNIAFFDNLPQGKVHVAARIRTATTASLLQQAARALFESPDEGIISAQTVALRYFPASATVTDDGKAAVFIPGIKSVDDIAYIAVEQLNAPLVWRRASASHSQN is encoded by the coding sequence ATGCAACACACAGAATTAAATTCCGCCGCGCAGGCGGCTCAAAAATCCACACACTTACGTCGCAATCGCCTTATTTTCACAGGCCTGCTCATTATAACCATCATGTCATGGTTCTGCGCCATGACGCCGTGGGTCAGCGATGATCATGCCTTTTCGAGCATTTATCCTGGCTGCACCGGCCTGTGGGACATGCAGGTGCTCGAATACCACGAATGGAGTGGAAAATTTATCGGGCATTTCATGTCTCGCGTGCTGCTGCGCGGGCCAGCCTGGCTGCACCCCCTGCTCACTCCAGCCATGTTTCTGCTGCTCGTTGTCAGCGGCTCGCTGCTGGCCTTGGGCGCACAGTGGCGTGAGCGCCTGAGCGCCTGGCACCTCGCTGTCATGGCCGGGCTTGTATGGATTGCACTGCCCGCATTTGGGACAGTTTTTTTCTGGCGCACCGGCACGGGTGATTACGGCTACAGCCTCGTGTGGGGCGTTCTTTTTCTGGTGCCGTACCGCATCTGGGCCGACAAAGCAGACTTCCGCATGCCGGGCGGCCTGCTTTATGCGCTTGTGGGTGTTCTTGCAGGCTGGAGCAACGAAAATGTCGGCATGCTGGTTCTGCTTGCAGCTCTGGGCGTGACGCTGTTTCGCTGGCGCACATCTCGCAGCGTACCTGCATGGGCACTCTCGGGCATTGCGGGGGCAGCCTTTGGCTGGGGCATGATGATGGCCGCGCCGGGCAATGCCGTGCGCCTCGCAGCCGTGGGCGGCGCGGAAAAAATTCCGCTGCTGTCCCTGCCAGCTTTTCTGCGTTTTTTGGAATTCTGGGGCACGCAACAACTTGAAATGCTGCCTTATTTTCTTGCAGCTATGGCGCTTGCATGGCTGTTGCGCCGCCGGGGGCTTTTAAAGCCTGCCGCGTGGATCCCTCCGGTGATTTTCTTTCTCATGGCCCAGGCCAGCCTTGCAGCATTTATTGCCAGCCCCTCAACACCCTATCGGGCCATGAGCGCCACATTCTTTTTCACCGCGCTCTGCCCTTTTTCTCTGCTTGCAGTCCTGAACCCCTCAAGCATCAAGGCCAAGGCTCTTTTTATCATATTCTGCACCCTGCTGCTCTCAAGCGTGCTGATTGAGGCGCGCGTTTTCCTTATGGCGCAGCCGGTCATTGCCACGCACCACCAAAGCACCCTGCGCAGCATAGACTACCCGGAAACAGACAAATATTTCTTCCCCGGCTACGACATCCGCGAGGTAAACCTTTTTTCAACGGATTGGCGTGGTCTTGTGCCGTGGAACGAGTCGCACACGTTACGCGTCTTTGAAGCGCCCGATGCCCTCGCGCTGGTGGCATGCAATATTGCGTTTTTCGACAACCTGCCCCAGGGCAAAGTCCATGTGGCAGCCAGGATACGTACAGCCACCACTGCAAGCCTGTTGCAACAGGCAGCAAGGGCCTTGTTTGAAAGCCCTGATGAAGGGATCATTTCAGCCCAAACAGTTGCTCTGCGGTATTTTCCCGCATCCGCCACTGTTACGGACGATGGCAAGGCAGCGGTGTTTATTCCCGGCATCAAATCTGTGGACGACATTGCCTATATCGCTGTAGAACAGCTTAACGCGCCCCTTGTGTGGCGCAGAGCAAGTGCGTCTCATTCGCAAAACTGA
- a CDS encoding pyridoxamine 5'-phosphate oxidase family protein: MQARMKEHPLTTEQIDSLLGSVQVGHLGTLGENGFPYVTPVHFVFMNGHIYFHGLAAGQKLKNLRADSRVCFEVEGQHSFIQADVPCDTNTAYQSVIITGNAAVVNDRAVKIAALDAIVGKHTPQHAGAAYPENMLKMTAVVEIKIQEITGKYYS, from the coding sequence ATGCAGGCACGTATGAAAGAACACCCCTTGACCACTGAACAGATAGATTCCCTGTTGGGCTCTGTTCAGGTTGGGCATCTGGGCACTCTGGGCGAAAATGGTTTCCCTTACGTAACACCAGTACATTTTGTGTTTATGAACGGGCATATCTACTTTCACGGGTTGGCAGCGGGGCAAAAGCTGAAAAATCTACGCGCCGACTCCAGGGTCTGCTTTGAAGTTGAAGGGCAGCATTCATTTATTCAGGCAGATGTCCCCTGCGACACCAATACCGCCTATCAGAGCGTGATCATTACAGGTAACGCCGCTGTAGTGAATGACCGGGCCGTAAAAATCGCCGCCCTTGACGCCATTGTGGGCAAGCACACGCCCCAGCACGCAGGTGCGGCTTACCCTGAAAATATGCTTAAAATGACGGCAGTGGTTGAGATTAAGATTCAGGAAATCACTGGCAAGTATTATTCCTGA
- a CDS encoding glycosyltransferase family 2 protein: MSRTAPLLALVVPCYNEEETLPRTLDALAGLLTDLKKQGRVHAESFALYVNDGSRDRTWELLEERHAIDPFCRGASFAANAGHQNAVWAGMVTARDMGVDCIISLDADLQDDIAAIPDMIAKYMEGNDIVYGVRNDRSTDTPFKRRTAHMFYGFMRWLKVPLIPDHADYRLVARPVLEALDEIHEHSLFLRGIFPALGFKSAQVFYMRQCRMAGESKYPFWKMVSFAWKGITACSVAPLRIAGLMSMLCMLAALAFSGVSLLKYAMGETIQGWTSLIIVVLLLGSVQLFCMALVGEYLAKVFTEVRQRPRYIIAKKL, encoded by the coding sequence TTGTCCCGCACCGCCCCATTGTTGGCACTGGTTGTACCCTGCTATAATGAAGAGGAAACCCTGCCCCGCACCCTTGATGCTCTGGCCGGTCTGTTGACCGACCTCAAAAAACAGGGCCGTGTGCATGCGGAGAGCTTTGCCCTCTATGTGAACGATGGCAGCCGTGACCGCACTTGGGAACTGCTTGAAGAACGACACGCGATCGACCCCTTTTGCCGGGGTGCAAGCTTTGCCGCCAATGCAGGCCACCAGAACGCCGTATGGGCGGGCATGGTCACGGCGCGCGACATGGGCGTGGACTGCATCATCAGCCTTGATGCGGATTTGCAGGACGACATTGCCGCCATCCCCGACATGATCGCCAAGTACATGGAAGGCAACGACATTGTCTACGGCGTGCGCAACGACCGCAGCACGGATACGCCTTTCAAGCGGCGCACTGCACACATGTTTTACGGATTCATGCGCTGGCTCAAGGTGCCGCTGATCCCCGATCATGCCGACTACCGCCTTGTGGCCCGCCCAGTGCTGGAAGCGCTGGACGAAATTCACGAGCATTCACTTTTTCTGCGCGGAATTTTTCCGGCTCTCGGCTTTAAAAGCGCGCAGGTCTTCTACATGCGCCAATGCCGCATGGCCGGAGAAAGCAAATATCCTTTCTGGAAGATGGTGTCTTTTGCCTGGAAGGGCATTACGGCATGCAGCGTTGCGCCCCTGCGCATTGCGGGCCTTATGAGCATGCTCTGCATGCTGGCGGCGCTGGCCTTCAGCGGCGTTTCCCTGCTCAAATACGCGATGGGTGAAACCATTCAGGGCTGGACATCACTGATTATTGTAGTCTTGCTGCTGGGCTCTGTGCAGCTTTTCTGCATGGCGCTGGTGGGTGAATACCTTGCCAAAGTCTTTACCGAAGTGCGCCAGAGGCCCCGCTACATCATTGCCAAAAAACTGTAG
- a CDS encoding HD-GYP domain-containing protein — translation MEAISLKELAVPIIKSIDSCNYLLKSHHRRTAIIAYHIGKKMNLDCDQLFRLIIAAAVHDVGALSVQERDALIQADVHNPRPHCEMGYRMLSSFGPFKDVARIIRHHHIHYDASLDMEEGEVLLDSHILHLADRVDVLINPDVFVLKQKASVIEKIRANVSTTFHPDVFAAFVQASAPDIFWIEINNLELDQLFRLVDSSMNFDLTLENVIDFALTISRIIDFRSHFTASHSYTVANLACELGKIFGFSRERCLKLKISGYLHDIGKIGIDPGLIEKGGPLTDDEFDQVKLHTYYTGQILSSLSISEWFYEIVLWAKNHHEKVDGSGYPYSLQDENLDVGSKILAFSDVIAALMEDRPYRKSLPIDTAFEIIRKSISAKISDQMFDAIEEHKDEINIIVLQCQQNIRKQYRPETVS, via the coding sequence ATGGAAGCTATCTCTCTGAAAGAATTGGCTGTCCCTATCATAAAATCCATCGATAGCTGCAATTACCTTTTAAAGTCGCACCATAGGCGTACAGCCATCATTGCCTACCATATTGGCAAAAAAATGAATCTTGACTGTGATCAGCTCTTCAGGCTGATCATTGCAGCTGCTGTCCATGATGTTGGAGCCTTGTCTGTTCAGGAGCGCGATGCGCTCATTCAGGCTGATGTGCATAATCCAAGGCCGCACTGTGAAATGGGATACAGAATGCTGTCGTCATTCGGCCCGTTCAAGGACGTTGCCAGGATCATCAGGCATCATCATATCCACTATGATGCATCGCTGGATATGGAAGAAGGCGAGGTGCTGCTGGACAGTCACATACTTCACCTTGCGGACCGGGTTGACGTGCTGATCAATCCAGATGTTTTTGTGCTCAAGCAAAAAGCCTCGGTTATAGAAAAAATCAGGGCCAACGTTTCCACCACGTTTCATCCGGATGTTTTCGCTGCCTTTGTGCAGGCATCAGCGCCGGATATCTTCTGGATTGAAATCAATAATCTCGAGCTTGATCAGCTTTTCAGGTTGGTCGATTCGTCGATGAATTTTGATCTTACACTTGAAAATGTTATCGATTTTGCCTTGACCATTTCGCGCATCATTGACTTCCGTAGTCATTTTACAGCCTCACATTCCTACACGGTAGCCAATCTTGCCTGCGAACTAGGCAAAATATTTGGATTTTCCCGCGAGCGCTGCCTGAAGCTGAAGATCAGCGGCTATCTGCACGATATAGGTAAAATCGGAATCGACCCCGGCCTTATTGAAAAAGGAGGCCCCCTCACTGATGATGAATTCGATCAGGTCAAACTGCATACGTATTATACGGGGCAGATACTGAGCAGCCTCAGCATTTCTGAGTGGTTTTATGAAATTGTGCTCTGGGCCAAGAACCATCACGAAAAGGTCGATGGGTCCGGGTATCCGTATTCCCTGCAAGATGAGAATCTTGATGTGGGTTCAAAAATACTGGCGTTTTCAGATGTGATTGCAGCTTTGATGGAAGATCGCCCATATCGCAAGAGCCTGCCTATTGATACGGCCTTTGAGATAATCAGAAAAAGTATTTCTGCAAAAATTTCTGATCAAATGTTTGATGCCATAGAAGAGCACAAGGACGAAATAAATATCATCGTGTTGCAGTGTCAGCAGAACATCAGAAAACAATACAGGCCAGAGACGGTCAGTTAG
- a CDS encoding glycosyltransferase WbsX family protein translates to MIKAVAFYLPQFHVIPENDIYGKNFTEWCNVRRAVPLYDGHAQPHIPHGILGYYDLTDEKILTKQHHIAWDNNVTAFCYYYYNMAGRTLLDAPLHIINKSRLIRNEFCLCWAHECWYDNTQPQRIKPFIAQEYSPGNARKIIRDLAQYFDNPRHIRIDGKPLLLVFAPERNPLMSVYSQIWREEAWAMGHTELCLAGVECHVGQHPANLGFDVMVEFAPNLNPMNMLSIAGEEPRRFDYVATVQDMLLKETPAYTRLRCVFPGWDNTPRRGRHGLSFERTSVDVFTAALRAMAQHTRAYLPENLQYVFINAWNEWGEGCHLEPDQKDGFAYLYAVRNVMNGFST, encoded by the coding sequence ATGATAAAAGCTGTCGCGTTCTATCTGCCGCAGTTTCATGTCATTCCAGAAAATGACATCTACGGCAAAAATTTTACGGAATGGTGCAACGTCCGGAGGGCCGTTCCTCTGTATGATGGGCATGCCCAGCCGCATATTCCTCACGGCATTCTGGGCTACTATGATCTTACTGACGAAAAGATCCTGACAAAGCAGCATCACATCGCCTGGGATAACAACGTTACGGCGTTCTGCTATTATTACTACAATATGGCTGGCCGTACGCTTTTGGATGCGCCGCTGCACATCATCAACAAAAGCCGCCTGATACGGAACGAATTTTGCCTCTGCTGGGCGCACGAATGCTGGTACGACAATACCCAGCCCCAAAGGATAAAACCGTTCATCGCGCAGGAATATTCACCGGGAAACGCCAGAAAGATTATCCGCGATCTCGCGCAGTATTTTGACAATCCACGCCATATCAGAATAGACGGCAAACCATTGCTGCTGGTCTTTGCACCGGAGCGCAATCCCCTGATGTCTGTGTATAGCCAGATATGGCGCGAAGAGGCGTGGGCCATGGGGCACACAGAACTTTGTCTGGCTGGCGTGGAATGTCACGTGGGGCAGCATCCCGCCAATCTGGGGTTTGACGTGATGGTGGAGTTTGCCCCGAACCTGAACCCCATGAACATGCTCTCCATTGCAGGGGAAGAACCCCGCCGTTTTGATTATGTTGCCACCGTGCAAGACATGCTGCTGAAAGAAACCCCCGCCTACACACGGCTGCGCTGCGTCTTCCCCGGTTGGGACAACACACCCCGGCGCGGCAGACACGGATTATCTTTTGAGCGCACTTCAGTGGATGTGTTCACCGCCGCCCTGCGTGCCATGGCGCAGCACACCCGCGCGTATCTGCCAGAGAACTTGCAATATGTTTTTATCAACGCCTGGAATGAATGGGGCGAGGGCTGTCATCTGGAGCCGGATCAAAAAGACGGCTTTGCGTATCTGTACGCGGTGCGCAACGTCATGAACGGATTCAGCACCTAG
- a CDS encoding methyl-accepting chemotaxis protein — MRQISINTICTLSVTAAVVAVITVLVIYVSTSSYRMVAGVQTEALNEASKTVARSAEIYIQQSVDVATILSRQEPVLKAFAGQPQEAQELLTSYVKSLPGYWSFLLFDLKGRIVAGVNSDMGDLTGGNRADRDYARQIFSGKDVALSESVMKAASGDVLIYVAAKAVRGKDGTVLGAVAVCPRWTDFTEKTIDPIRLGRRGYGFTIDQSGRFISHSMDKKLLLQDYSKEKFIQDALAKGSGTFSYEWKGEDKFMSVAKVPATGWLVCMSAYDSELTAPAADQRSVLYMVGLGAVILLTLVIRVVNRKLVFAPLQQLTDFTEAVARGDFKAVLTGKYRAEMKRFAGHLCTMVDELKKRLGFAQGVLNGIPTPCYIVGSDFKVTWLNEQVCSLLGKPDPKDTYLGQRSGLFSRGDANHETLSDRAIKERKALNREFDYTTQSGKQLRVSVQTTPFFDLDGGMLGSITFWTDLTEIYGQKTRIEAQNAAIAQTAVEVSQVAENIATASQQLSQQIAHSSEGAREQSGRVSDTANAVEEMNATILEVARSASATSESAEKAKLKAQDGARLVEEVSAAVQSIRNEAGHMTDSMRSLGEQAQGIGAIMGVISDIADQTNLLALNAAIEAARAGEAGRGFAVVADEVRKLAEKTAHATTEVRTAIGGIQSGTNTAAAQMDAAVERVTQATGLAQRSGEALAEIVEMVESAGDQVRSIATAAEQQSATSEEINRAVSSISVIATETDDAMAQSTEAVEALVAQTQKLEQLIAALRSS; from the coding sequence ATGCGCCAGATCAGCATCAATACTATCTGCACATTGTCCGTAACGGCAGCGGTTGTTGCCGTGATTACCGTGCTTGTCATCTACGTGTCCACCTCGTCCTACCGCATGGTTGCCGGTGTGCAGACCGAGGCCCTCAACGAAGCCAGCAAAACTGTGGCGCGTTCGGCTGAAATATACATCCAGCAGTCTGTGGATGTGGCCACCATTCTTTCCCGGCAGGAGCCAGTGCTGAAAGCATTTGCCGGTCAGCCCCAGGAAGCGCAGGAATTGTTGACAAGCTATGTCAAATCCTTGCCGGGGTATTGGTCATTTCTGCTTTTTGACCTCAAGGGGCGTATAGTTGCCGGGGTCAATTCTGACATGGGCGACCTGACCGGGGGCAACAGGGCTGATCGGGATTATGCCCGCCAGATATTCAGCGGCAAGGATGTGGCCCTGAGCGAAAGCGTCATGAAAGCCGCATCGGGCGATGTGTTGATCTACGTGGCGGCCAAAGCTGTGCGCGGCAAGGACGGCACTGTGCTCGGCGCTGTGGCCGTGTGCCCCCGCTGGACGGACTTTACGGAAAAGACCATTGACCCCATCCGGCTGGGGCGGCGCGGATACGGCTTTACCATCGACCAGAGCGGCCGTTTCATTTCCCACAGCATGGACAAAAAGCTGCTGCTTCAGGATTATTCGAAGGAAAAATTCATTCAGGACGCGCTCGCAAAGGGCAGCGGAACCTTCAGCTATGAATGGAAAGGCGAGGACAAGTTCATGTCAGTAGCCAAAGTTCCGGCTACAGGGTGGCTTGTGTGCATGAGCGCCTATGATTCCGAGCTTACAGCACCAGCGGCGGATCAGCGGTCAGTGCTGTACATGGTGGGCTTGGGCGCGGTTATTCTGCTGACGCTGGTGATACGCGTTGTGAACCGCAAGCTTGTGTTCGCTCCCCTGCAGCAACTCACAGATTTTACAGAAGCCGTGGCGCGGGGCGATTTCAAGGCTGTGCTCACAGGCAAATACCGTGCAGAGATGAAACGTTTTGCCGGGCACCTCTGCACCATGGTGGACGAGCTGAAAAAACGTCTTGGTTTTGCCCAGGGCGTGCTCAACGGCATTCCCACGCCATGCTACATCGTGGGCAGCGATTTCAAGGTGACCTGGCTGAATGAGCAGGTGTGCAGTTTGCTGGGCAAGCCGGATCCCAAGGATACGTATCTGGGCCAGCGCTCCGGGCTTTTCTCGAGGGGGGATGCCAACCATGAGACGCTGTCTGACCGGGCCATCAAGGAACGCAAGGCTCTGAACCGTGAGTTTGACTATACGACGCAGTCTGGAAAGCAATTGCGCGTTTCCGTGCAGACAACGCCATTTTTTGATCTGGACGGCGGCATGCTGGGTTCGATTACATTCTGGACGGATCTGACGGAAATTTACGGTCAGAAAACGCGCATTGAAGCGCAGAATGCGGCCATTGCCCAGACTGCCGTTGAGGTTTCGCAAGTGGCGGAAAATATCGCCACTGCCTCGCAACAGCTTTCGCAGCAGATCGCGCATTCGAGCGAGGGCGCTCGCGAGCAGAGTGGCCGCGTGAGCGACACCGCCAATGCCGTGGAAGAGATGAACGCCACAATCCTTGAGGTAGCCAGAAGCGCCTCTGCCACATCGGAAAGCGCCGAAAAGGCCAAGCTGAAGGCGCAGGATGGCGCCCGGCTGGTGGAGGAAGTCAGCGCCGCAGTGCAGAGCATCCGCAATGAAGCAGGGCATATGACCGACAGCATGCGCAGCCTGGGCGAGCAGGCGCAAGGCATCGGAGCCATCATGGGCGTTATTTCAGATATCGCCGATCAGACCAATCTTCTGGCGCTCAATGCAGCCATTGAGGCGGCGCGCGCTGGCGAGGCCGGGCGTGGTTTTGCCGTGGTGGCGGACGAAGTGCGCAAGCTGGCGGAAAAAACCGCCCACGCCACCACCGAGGTGCGCACGGCCATTGGCGGCATACAAAGCGGCACCAATACCGCTGCCGCGCAGATGGATGCCGCCGTGGAGCGCGTAACCCAGGCCACTGGCTTGGCCCAACGCTCTGGCGAGGCCCTGGCTGAAATTGTGGAAATGGTTGAATCTGCGGGGGATCAGGTGCGTTCCATTGCCACCGCCGCCGAGCAGCAGTCCGCCACATCTGAAGAGATTAACCGTGCCGTTAGTTCCATCAGCGTTATCGCAACTGAAACGGATGATGCCATGGCTCAGTCAACCGAGGCGGTCGAAGCCCTTGTGGCTCAGACCCAAAAGCTTGAACAGCTTATAGCGGCATTGCGCTCCAGTTAG
- a CDS encoding diacylglycerol kinase, with product MKNFIELVRRRLISATKYSIDGFTDTFRHEEAFRLELLVLLVLIIVLFFVPWPLWKKILLPTGFTLVLLAELLNSAIENICDIIHPQESKLVKAAKDKGSMAVLIALIANLFLLLALIIA from the coding sequence ATGAAAAATTTTATTGAATTAGTACGCCGGCGACTTATCTCCGCTACAAAATATTCCATCGACGGATTTACTGATACCTTTCGCCATGAGGAAGCCTTTCGACTAGAACTCCTTGTTTTACTTGTTTTAATAATTGTTCTTTTTTTTGTTCCATGGCCATTATGGAAAAAAATATTACTACCAACAGGCTTTACACTTGTGCTTTTAGCTGAGTTACTAAATTCAGCTATCGAAAACATTTGCGATATAATTCATCCGCAGGAATCAAAACTTGTAAAAGCCGCAAAAGACAAAGGTTCCATGGCTGTCCTGATTGCTTTAATTGCCAATCTCTTTCTTCTTCTTGCTTTGATAATTGCTTAG